The segment CATAAATAATACTACTAAGAGCAACTCTAATAGCTTTGCTATTCTTATTATGGAGGCcttttaaaacttttatagtagaaaaatagactccaacagatgtgctatttggttttgtaaaataaaaagtttgctatcccttgatttttgttggccatatatagccaaccactggcactagctatctgatagcaaggctgttgtgaacatcttcttttttaagaagttatctattttacaaaatagctaaacattagaattttactactaattttagccaagttcttggagatgctctaacagtTTGCAACTTAACTGATTGATAGTGACACTACGCGATTTAATAATGACCATCTATCAATTTATCTACCTCCAACCTTAATTTCAATAATGCATGCACGTGAATTGCGCACAGTGAACTGCGGGCAGTACTATGGAACAACGACACAGTTAATGCTAGCACACTACTACCAGTCTATCAACATGACAACGACAAGTTTTCCAAAACAAAAAGCATGACAAGGAAAATAAACAGTACAGAAAATAATCCTTAAGTATATATGGTTGGCAAGTGTAAGAGCAAATTCAGTGTTGGTGTCCACTTTGATAAACAGTCACATCTGTTTTGCCGATTTAAACTCTCTCGTACTCGGCCCAGTCCTCTCCATTCTCACCACCGTCACATTGCTCCACCTACAAGCTGCAGATGAGTCCATCCATTCATATGTGCTTCAATATCGTCTACGAGaagattgtagacaatttcctcCTGATAGTCGCTGTGCCACTCACCATTGCCGCAGCTACTATTGCGATGGCAAGACTAGAGCCTAACGAATCCGCAGATCCaattcaaaccttcagtcattcACAGATCTTGTCAATTTTGTTGTTCTTGGCTACCGCGGTGATCGTATATTACATGCAGCGCCCACGCATGGTGTACCTCGTCGACTATGCTTGCTTCCGCGCCACATATAACTACCGTGTTCCCTCTGCTGCTTTTGTTGAGCATGTCCGCCAAGTCAGCCATTTCAGTGAGCGCAGCGTCCGTTTCTTGACACGCCTACTCGAGCGATCAGGCCTTGGAGAGGAGACATGCCTTCCCCCAGTGGGCCAGTACATTGAACCCTACAATTACTGCACGTTGGAGGTTGCTCGCGAGGAAGCTCAGCTCGTCGTCTTCTCAGCCATTGACGATCTATTTGCCAAAACGAGCATTGCCCCTCACACCATTGACATTCTCGTCGTAAACTGCAGCGGATTTAGTCCAACACCAGGTTTCCCCGACATGATCATCAACAAGTACAAGATGCGTAGTGACATCCGCAACGTCCATCTATCTGGAATGGGGTGCAGCGCGGGTTTAGCCTCCGTAGATCTCGCCAAGAACCTTCTGCAAGCCATGCCTCCAGGGGCACGGGCGTTGGTCGTATCAACTGAAACTCTCACGCCCAACTACTATTTTGGGAACGAGAGAGCTATGCTGCTTCCATATTGCTTGTTCCGGATGGGCGGAGCTGCCGTGCTACTTTCAACATCACCCGAAAAGGCCCGTTTCAGACTCAAGTTTGTCGTTCGGACACACACTGCAGCAGACGACAAATCATACCAGTGCATCTATCAGAAAGAGGATGACAAGGGAAACAAAGGGGTAGATCTCTCCATTGATCTCATGACCGTTGCTGCTAGGACGCTCAAAGCCAACATCACCACCATTGCGCCGCTCGTCCTTCCGGCCTCCGAGAAACTCTTGTTTGCAATTTCCTTCGTATCTACGAAGCTTCTCAAAATGGGGACCAAGTTGTACGTGCCTAACTTCCTCACTGCGTTCGAGCATATTTGCATCCATGCAGGTGGGCGTGCAGTGATTGATGAGATCCAGCGCAGCCTAGGCCTGTCAGACAAGCATGTTGAGTCCTCCAGGATGACACTGCATCGATTCGGCAACATATCTAGCAGCTGCTTATGGTATGAATTGGCATACATCGAGGCCAAGCACAACATGCAAAAGAGTGATCGAGTATGGATGATTGGATTTGGTTCTGGATTCAAGTGCAACAGTGCAGTATGGGAGTGCATCGTTCCAACCCATAGTGAAGATGGGCCATGGGCTACGTGCATCCATCGTTATCCAGTACATGATCCTTAATTATTAAGATCCACAAAACCTGTTGTACTAATTAATAAGTATGGATAATTAAATGATCCTCTTTCTATCAATCCCCCTGCAACATAATCAAGACTTCCCCTCTTTCTCCTCTTTCTATTTTTTTCAAAGCTCTGCTTTTGCACTTGATGATTATACCAAATCCGTCAGTACCTATTTGGTATCCAGCATATTTCCACTAGTTATTTAGGTGGAGATGAGGAAACTTATGTTAGTGGTCTTGGTTTGGTGGTGCACCAAAGcttcaaaaagaaaatatatggTTGTTTCTCTTCCCCTATAATATATTTGTCTCATATCAAAATTATTGAACAAGCCAAGAAAGGATGATTACACAAGATGCAATGCGAACATTTTGAATTTATGACTTATTTTAgttgttgtttttctttggtACATCCGACcctttgatgactttttatatgTTTTGTTTTTGGGATATGTGCTAGTACTTTGTAATAGTTTAGTCTCATGTATGTTTATTAGAAGATGTCTGAAGCTGAAAACCTCAACCAAAATTGTTCATTTTATGAAGTTGTGAAAATGTGGAACGGACTTCTCCATTGCGTTCCACTCATCGAGACGGCCAAAAAACATATATAGAACGTCTAATTTGGAGTCCGGATGAAGGAGTTATGCCCTTGAGAAGATGCTCCGTTGTCGGAAGTTGACCCAAGTCAGGAGTTCTGACCCACGTCGTGTGTTCTGACAAACGTCGAAAGTTCCGATCCAAGTCGGTAGTTCTGTCCGAGTCAGGAGTTCTGATCTACGTCGAGAGTTCCAACAAACATCGAGAGTTCCGACCCGAGACAAGAGTTCTGGCCCACGTTAGGAGTTCTGGCCCGAGTTAGGACTTCTGGCACACTTAATGGAAAGGCCTGTTCGGATCTAGTCTTCTGCATTCTAATCCGAACTGTTTCAAACTCGTAGAAAACTTACAAAATAAGACATGAAGAGGTTTCCTACTAGGATAAGACCACCCCCTCTATATATATAAGAGGATCTTGGCCGATTgagttaaaaaaacaaaacacatCTACTCTTTGCCCTAATTCTCCTATCTCAACCCTTCCTGCTGTTTAGCAAGTTTCGCTACAAGATTTGTTGACATCTTAGGTGGCTTTGCTGGTTCTAAGAGATCCTCCACGTGCTCCTTCCTGACAGATCATTTCGGGAGCAATTCGGAAGCCGTTTTAGCCAAGATCGAGCTCTACATCAGCCTATCGATCTCTAGATCGATCTGGCCGGTTAAGCTGCACTCTTGATGTGTTGCAGGTTGATCTACAACCTCATTGGGCATCCAAGGCCTTGTTGGTGTGTTGACTTAGATTCATCTCAGCGTCAACATATTTTTTTGATGACTCCGCTAGGGAATGCAAGACGAAAGATCAAGTTCACCTCGAACGACATGGAAAACAACGGTGAGGACACTGGTGAGAAGGACGACCACACGGACGTCCCTCATGGTGCCAAGTGCCAACATCAATCACCCCATGAACATGGATGAGCTCCCTGATGAGTTGAAGCAAAAAGTGGAGGCAAGTTCAATGCCGTTCTAAAGgctatttgtaacaccctaaaaattgttttcttGGAAATAGaactaaaatgatttaaatttgtattttttgtgctcatgaaacataggaaactaatatttttcattaaattaaaaattatcatagGAGTTAGCAAtgtgtttgagcatgcatgcctttGCATTTTATTTATTGTGATGGGTGTTTTTGA is part of the Sorghum bicolor cultivar BTx623 chromosome 10, Sorghum_bicolor_NCBIv3, whole genome shotgun sequence genome and harbors:
- the LOC8061529 gene encoding 3-ketoacyl-CoA synthase 5 — protein: MSPSIHMCFNIVYEKIVDNFLLIVAVPLTIAAATIAMARLEPNESADPIQTFSHSQILSILLFLATAVIVYYMQRPRMVYLVDYACFRATYNYRVPSAAFVEHVRQVSHFSERSVRFLTRLLERSGLGEETCLPPVGQYIEPYNYCTLEVAREEAQLVVFSAIDDLFAKTSIAPHTIDILVVNCSGFSPTPGFPDMIINKYKMRSDIRNVHLSGMGCSAGLASVDLAKNLLQAMPPGARALVVSTETLTPNYYFGNERAMLLPYCLFRMGGAAVLLSTSPEKARFRLKFVVRTHTAADDKSYQCIYQKEDDKGNKGVDLSIDLMTVAARTLKANITTIAPLVLPASEKLLFAISFVSTKLLKMGTKLYVPNFLTAFEHICIHAGGRAVIDEIQRSLGLSDKHVESSRMTLHRFGNISSSCLWYELAYIEAKHNMQKSDRVWMIGFGSGFKCNSAVWECIVPTHSEDGPWATCIHRYPVHDP